In Pseudomonas poae, a single genomic region encodes these proteins:
- a CDS encoding ketoacyl-ACP synthase III: MIGIKSIASYVPADGIDNYAQGAKFAKDEEFIIGKIGSAFLPRKEAAQETSDLCVEAVNALFANNPDLKRESIDALIVVTQNGDEEGLPHTAAIVQDKLGLPTHVAAFDISLGCSGYVYGIYAMKGFMEAAGLKNGLLITADPYSKIVDPEDRNTTMLFGDAATATWMGEDAPWLLGKSKFGTDGSGAPHLKVSDGVFFMNGRQVFNFALLKVPAHLHELLNESDLKADEIDAFCIHQGSAAIVDAVARRFEDAPVDKFIKDMVETGNTVSSSIPLLLEKHVMDATWKRVAISGFGVGLSWGSAILYRP, from the coding sequence ATGATTGGCATAAAAAGCATCGCCAGTTACGTGCCGGCCGACGGGATCGATAACTACGCCCAGGGTGCCAAATTCGCCAAGGATGAAGAATTCATCATTGGCAAGATCGGTTCGGCGTTCCTGCCGCGCAAGGAAGCCGCGCAGGAAACCTCCGATCTGTGTGTCGAGGCGGTCAACGCTTTGTTTGCCAACAACCCGGATTTGAAACGCGAGTCCATCGACGCGCTGATCGTCGTCACCCAGAACGGTGATGAAGAGGGTTTGCCCCACACTGCGGCCATCGTCCAGGACAAACTCGGCCTGCCGACCCACGTCGCTGCGTTCGATATTTCCCTGGGCTGCTCCGGCTACGTCTACGGCATCTACGCGATGAAGGGCTTTATGGAAGCCGCCGGCCTGAAAAACGGCCTGCTGATCACCGCCGACCCGTATTCGAAGATCGTCGACCCGGAAGACCGCAACACCACCATGCTGTTCGGTGATGCCGCCACCGCGACCTGGATGGGCGAAGACGCTCCCTGGCTGCTGGGCAAATCGAAGTTCGGCACCGATGGCTCGGGTGCGCCGCACCTTAAAGTCAGCGATGGCGTGTTCTTCATGAACGGCCGCCAGGTGTTCAACTTCGCATTGCTTAAAGTGCCGGCACATTTGCACGAGCTGCTCAACGAATCGGATCTCAAGGCTGACGAGATCGATGCGTTCTGCATCCACCAGGGCAGTGCGGCCATCGTCGACGCCGTGGCGCGTCGTTTTGAAGATGCGCCGGTGGACAAGTTCATCAAGGACATGGTCGAGACCGGCAACACCGTGTCGTCGAGCATTCCGCTGCTGCTGGAAAAGCACGTGATGGACGCCACCTGGAAGCGTGTGGCCATCAGTGGTTTTGGTGTGGGCCTGTCGTGGGGCTCGGCGATTCTCTATCGCCCGTGA
- the fliJ gene encoding flagella biosynthesis chaperone FliJ, with protein MASNRSSRLAPVVDMAEKAEKTAVQRLGYFQGQVRLAESKLGDLERFRGEYQQQWIERGTKGVSGQWLMGYQGFLNQLETAVDQQRQSLAWHQTNLDRARESWQAAFARVEGLRKLVQRYIDEARAIEDKREQKLLDELSQRLPRQSQY; from the coding sequence ATGGCCAGCAACCGCTCTTCACGCCTGGCCCCAGTGGTCGACATGGCCGAAAAAGCCGAAAAGACCGCCGTGCAGCGCCTGGGTTATTTCCAGGGGCAGGTGCGTTTGGCAGAAAGCAAACTGGGCGACCTGGAGCGCTTTCGTGGTGAATACCAGCAGCAGTGGATCGAGCGCGGTACCAAGGGTGTGTCGGGGCAATGGTTGATGGGCTACCAGGGCTTCCTCAACCAGCTTGAGACGGCCGTAGACCAACAGCGCCAGAGCCTGGCGTGGCACCAGACCAACCTTGATCGCGCGCGGGAGAGCTGGCAGGCGGCGTTTGCTCGTGTTGAAGGGCTGCGCAAGCTGGTGCAGCGCTATATCGACGAAGCGCGGGCCATTGAAGACAAGCGCGAGCAGAAGCTGCTCGATGAACTGTCCCAACGCCTCCCACGCCAATCGCAATACTAG
- a CDS encoding flagellar protein FlaG, translating into MDMSVKLNQSYPPVAPQGAPAPAVADRSISKVQEVPATGQQPERADLEKAVTDIREFVQSAQRSLDFSIDDTTHRVVVKVINTDNGEVIRQIPSETALKLAQSLSSASSLLFDDKV; encoded by the coding sequence ATGGACATGAGTGTAAAGCTGAACCAGTCTTATCCGCCGGTTGCCCCTCAGGGCGCACCTGCTCCAGCTGTCGCCGACAGAAGCATCAGTAAGGTCCAGGAAGTACCTGCCACAGGCCAGCAGCCTGAGCGTGCCGACCTGGAAAAAGCGGTCACTGATATTCGAGAATTCGTTCAATCTGCCCAGCGCAGCTTGGATTTTTCCATTGATGACACCACCCACCGTGTGGTGGTCAAGGTCATCAATACCGACAATGGTGAAGTGATTCGCCAGATTCCGTCGGAAACGGCATTGAAACTGGCACAAAGCCTGTCCAGCGCAAGCAGCTTGTTGTTCGACGACAAGGTCTGA
- a CDS encoding flagellar protein FliT, which translates to MSQALQRIDETREALMGALADRNWDAIGELDIGCRDVIEQVLNEPPVDEDALREKLEKLLEVYQQLLEVTTGERQAIFEEMSQINRAKNASKVYHLFG; encoded by the coding sequence ATGAGCCAAGCACTGCAACGCATTGATGAAACCCGTGAGGCGCTGATGGGCGCGCTGGCGGACCGTAACTGGGACGCCATCGGCGAGCTGGATATCGGCTGTCGCGACGTGATCGAGCAAGTGCTCAATGAGCCGCCGGTGGACGAGGATGCGCTGCGGGAGAAGCTTGAAAAGTTGCTGGAGGTTTATCAGCAATTGCTTGAGGTGACGACGGGCGAACGGCAGGCGATTTTCGAAGAGATGTCGCAGATCAACCGAGCGAAAAATGCGTCAAAGGTTTACCATCTGTTCGGCTGA
- the fliS gene encoding flagella export chaperone FliS codes for MNPMRALRQYQKVNSHAQISEASPHRLVQMLMEGGLDRMAQAKGALARGDIATKGLMLGKAIDIVIGLRDGLDAEKSDNPAYVQQLESLYAYMTNRLMEANLHNDADMIDEVARLLITVKEGWDAIAAPQAVTE; via the coding sequence ATGAACCCCATGCGAGCCCTTCGCCAATACCAGAAGGTTAATTCCCATGCTCAGATCTCTGAAGCCAGCCCTCATCGTCTAGTGCAGATGCTGATGGAAGGCGGGCTGGACCGTATGGCCCAGGCCAAGGGTGCGCTGGCACGTGGCGACATCGCCACCAAGGGCCTGATGCTGGGCAAGGCGATTGATATCGTGATCGGCCTGCGTGACGGCCTGGATGCGGAAAAAAGTGATAACCCGGCTTACGTCCAACAGCTGGAAAGTCTGTACGCGTACATGACCAACCGCCTGATGGAAGCCAATCTGCACAACGATGCCGACATGATCGACGAAGTCGCGCGTTTGCTGATTACCGTAAAAGAAGGCTGGGATGCCATTGCCGCGCCACAGGCTGTTACCGAGTAA
- the fliE gene encoding flagellar hook-basal body complex protein FliE: MSQGIEFNRLMLDMRSMQMDAMAQPKSVAPAPELGQSSFADMLGQAINKVSDTQQASSQLANAFEIGKSGVDLTDVMVASQKASVSFQALTQVRNKLVQAYQDIMQMPV, from the coding sequence ATGAGCCAGGGTATTGAGTTCAATCGGTTGATGTTGGATATGCGCTCCATGCAAATGGATGCCATGGCTCAACCGAAATCCGTCGCGCCAGCGCCGGAATTGGGCCAAAGCAGTTTCGCCGATATGCTCGGCCAGGCAATCAATAAAGTCAGTGACACCCAGCAAGCGTCGAGTCAGTTGGCCAACGCCTTCGAGATCGGCAAGAGCGGTGTGGACCTTACCGACGTCATGGTTGCTTCGCAGAAGGCCAGCGTCTCCTTTCAGGCCTTGACCCAAGTGCGTAACAAGCTGGTTCAGGCTTATCAAGACATCATGCAGATGCCGGTTTAA
- a CDS encoding flagellar hook-associated protein 3 produces MRISTQQYYDTSAAKYQNNYSGVVQAQQQASSGVRVQTAADDPVAAQRLLMLQQQKDMLAQSDGNITTLKSSLTNEQSILDALDKALEAGKSLALRAGGITSDADRKSIAVEVGALEEQVLGLLNSKDAAGNYLFSGSKTQTPPYSRNSDGTYSYQGDENELSLRVSENLTVRTGDTGKSILEGAANSSRTQSTYIAPGAAPTPPAISPPLVDDKKVAISAGLVTSGINYTKQFADGQPYKLTFTSSTQYVVTDKDGTDITSQIDGNGTFDSTKEGSASVNLRGVKFDITVDLTDTATGPDADALVKGREFNLAAKPDTFSVSRTASNQSAAQLTNAQVSSPAAYASTFPGNSGVVIKFSDTDATAYQVFAQPYTANSKAIDSGVIDNTTTPNKITAAGVTFELSGNPSTGDQFAVGASTQKTQNALDTLSQLRQALEQPADGIPGARVKLQDALNAAVSNLGNSTTQLGNVIGSIGARANALDVQSDANASITLANKTTMSALANIDMGEAAINLTLQQTMLEASQLAFVKVSQLSLFNKM; encoded by the coding sequence ATGCGCATTTCTACTCAGCAGTATTACGACACCAGTGCCGCCAAATATCAGAACAACTATTCTGGCGTGGTGCAGGCCCAGCAGCAGGCCAGTTCCGGCGTGCGTGTGCAGACCGCCGCAGATGATCCCGTTGCCGCGCAGCGTTTGCTGATGCTGCAACAGCAGAAAGATATGCTGGCACAGTCGGATGGCAACATCACAACCCTGAAAAGCTCGCTGACTAACGAGCAGAGCATCCTGGACGCGCTCGATAAGGCGCTGGAAGCGGGTAAGTCGTTGGCGCTGCGAGCAGGTGGCATTACCAGTGATGCGGATCGTAAATCCATCGCAGTCGAGGTGGGGGCTCTTGAGGAGCAGGTACTGGGCTTGCTTAACAGCAAGGATGCGGCCGGGAACTATCTGTTCTCTGGCTCCAAGACCCAGACACCACCGTATTCGCGCAACAGTGACGGCACTTACAGCTATCAAGGCGATGAAAATGAGCTGAGCTTGCGGGTTTCTGAAAACCTGACGGTTCGTACTGGCGACACCGGCAAATCCATTCTGGAAGGGGCGGCCAACAGCAGTCGCACCCAGTCCACCTACATCGCGCCGGGTGCGGCACCCACGCCGCCTGCGATCTCGCCGCCTCTGGTCGATGACAAGAAGGTCGCGATTTCGGCTGGCTTGGTGACCTCGGGTATCAACTACACCAAGCAATTTGCGGATGGCCAGCCGTACAAGCTCACCTTCACCAGCAGTACCCAGTACGTGGTGACGGACAAGGACGGCACCGACATTACCTCGCAGATCGACGGTAACGGCACGTTCGACTCCACCAAGGAAGGCAGCGCCAGCGTGAACCTGCGCGGGGTCAAGTTCGATATCACTGTTGATCTCACTGATACCGCGACTGGGCCGGATGCCGATGCGCTGGTTAAGGGGCGTGAGTTCAATCTGGCTGCGAAGCCGGATACGTTCAGCGTTTCGCGGACCGCCAGCAACCAATCGGCGGCACAGCTGACCAACGCACAGGTCAGTAGCCCGGCGGCTTATGCCAGTACCTTCCCAGGCAACAGCGGCGTGGTGATCAAGTTCAGCGACACCGATGCGACGGCCTATCAGGTATTTGCGCAACCCTACACCGCCAACAGCAAGGCAATCGATTCTGGCGTCATCGACAACACGACCACGCCGAACAAGATCACGGCTGCGGGCGTTACCTTTGAGCTCAGTGGTAACCCGAGCACCGGCGATCAGTTTGCGGTCGGCGCCAGCACCCAGAAAACCCAGAATGCCCTCGATACCTTGAGCCAGTTGCGTCAAGCCCTGGAACAGCCAGCGGATGGTATTCCGGGGGCGCGGGTCAAGCTTCAGGATGCGCTGAACGCAGCGGTCAGTAACCTTGGCAACTCGACAACCCAGTTGGGTAATGTGATCGGCTCGATTGGCGCTCGGGCGAATGCGCTGGATGTGCAATCCGACGCAAACGCCAGCATCACCCTGGCCAACAAAACCACCATGAGCGCACTGGCCAACATCGACATGGGCGAGGCCGCCATCAACCTGACCCTGCAGCAAACCATGCTTGAAGCGTCCCAGCTGGCCTTTGTGAAAGTCTCGCAGTTGAGCCTGTTCAACAAGATGTAA
- the flgK gene encoding flagellar hook-associated protein FlgK, protein MSLLSIGMSGLNAAQGSLSVLSNNIANANTAGYSRQQTTQNANASNPYGGVFIGTGTTLADVRRVYNEFLDTAYQNSTALNSDAAAYLDQVSAVDKTLSDKTTGMSAVLSAFFAAVQTSSANPSDTSARQILLTSAQTLSNRFNTISTQLGQQKETINSQLTAMSDQVNQLTSSIASLNKQITQVQGSTNTAPANLLDARAEAVRSLNELIGVTASEKNGVFSVSTGSGQSLVLGDQSNTISAVPSKSDTSQYTIQLNMPGNTAVDLGNVISGGSIGGLLRYRSDVLMPAINDLGRIAIVTSDAINSQLGQGIDLNGEFGASMFKDINSAASVALRSQASQGNKGDGGLNVTIKDSSKLTNFDYNVTFTDTDKYTVVRSDGKAMGSYTLDPTQPAQVIDGFTLTLNTGTMQAGDSFKVSPTANGAKEIGTVLTDPSKIAFAGPLQGAAGKTNQGTGTFTPPTLTVPLDIQGGADTAQLRIGIENSMPVKMVFGKPAADGTQSYTLSNAKGEPIGTGTIVPGQDNKITINVPMRGADGELLNPAKSFSFDTTVAGSPSDGDSTTFSFNATGVSDNRNAQQLLNLQTKATVGVAADGTGGTSLVGANSKLVSTVGAKAAAATTDTTATNALLTANKNARNSTSQVNLDEEAGDMIKFQQYYTASSQIIKAAQETFSTLINSL, encoded by the coding sequence ATGAGTTTGCTCAGTATCGGGATGTCGGGGCTTAACGCCGCTCAAGGATCGTTGTCGGTCTTGAGTAATAACATTGCCAACGCCAATACCGCGGGCTATTCGCGCCAGCAGACTACTCAGAACGCGAATGCCTCGAACCCGTACGGCGGCGTGTTTATCGGCACCGGTACTACCCTGGCTGACGTGCGCCGGGTGTACAACGAATTCCTCGACACGGCCTACCAGAACAGCACTGCGCTCAATAGCGATGCGGCGGCGTATCTGGATCAGGTGAGTGCGGTGGATAAGACGTTGTCGGATAAGACCACCGGCATGTCGGCAGTGCTCAGTGCGTTCTTTGCAGCGGTACAGACGTCTTCGGCCAACCCGAGCGATACCTCGGCGCGCCAGATCCTGTTGACCAGTGCCCAGACCCTGAGCAACCGGTTCAACACGATCTCGACCCAGCTGGGCCAGCAGAAAGAAACCATCAATAGCCAGCTGACTGCGATGAGTGATCAGGTCAACCAACTGACCTCGTCGATTGCCTCCCTCAACAAGCAGATCACCCAGGTGCAGGGCTCGACGAACACCGCGCCGGCCAACCTGCTGGATGCACGTGCCGAAGCCGTGCGTTCGCTGAATGAATTGATCGGCGTGACCGCATCTGAAAAGAACGGTGTGTTCAGTGTCAGCACCGGGAGTGGCCAGTCGCTGGTGCTAGGGGATCAGTCCAACACGATTTCCGCAGTGCCGAGTAAAAGCGATACCAGCCAGTACACCATTCAGCTCAACATGCCCGGCAACACGGCTGTCGACCTGGGTAATGTGATCAGCGGTGGCAGCATCGGCGGCCTGTTGCGTTACCGCAGTGATGTGCTGATGCCGGCGATCAACGATCTGGGTCGCATCGCCATCGTCACCTCCGATGCGATCAACAGCCAATTGGGTCAGGGCATCGACCTGAACGGCGAATTCGGCGCTTCGATGTTCAAGGACATCAACAGCGCCGCGTCTGTTGCCCTGCGCAGCCAGGCGTCGCAAGGCAACAAGGGCGACGGCGGCCTGAATGTGACGATCAAGGACAGCAGCAAGCTGACCAACTTTGACTACAACGTCACCTTTACCGATACCGACAAGTACACCGTGGTGCGTTCCGATGGCAAGGCCATGGGCTCCTACACGCTGGACCCTACCCAGCCCGCGCAAGTGATCGACGGTTTTACCCTGACCCTCAATACCGGGACGATGCAGGCGGGTGACAGCTTCAAGGTCAGCCCGACCGCCAATGGTGCCAAGGAAATCGGCACCGTGCTCACTGACCCTAGCAAGATCGCATTTGCCGGACCCTTGCAAGGCGCTGCTGGCAAGACCAACCAGGGTACCGGCACGTTCACGCCGCCGACCCTGACTGTTCCCCTGGACATCCAGGGCGGCGCTGACACCGCGCAACTGCGTATCGGGATTGAAAACTCGATGCCAGTGAAAATGGTGTTTGGCAAGCCGGCCGCCGATGGCACCCAGAGCTACACGCTGAGCAACGCCAAGGGTGAACCCATCGGCACCGGCACTATCGTTCCGGGGCAGGACAACAAAATCACGATCAACGTACCGATGCGCGGTGCTGACGGTGAGTTGCTCAACCCCGCCAAGAGCTTCAGCTTCGATACCACAGTGGCAGGCTCGCCGAGCGATGGTGACAGCACCACGTTTTCGTTCAATGCCACTGGCGTGTCCGATAACCGTAACGCCCAGCAACTGCTGAACCTGCAGACCAAGGCCACCGTGGGTGTAGCGGCAGATGGCACTGGCGGCACCAGCCTGGTGGGGGCCAACAGCAAGTTGGTGTCCACTGTCGGCGCCAAGGCTGCTGCAGCCACCACTGACACCACGGCGACCAATGCGCTGTTGACGGCCAATAAAAACGCGCGCAACTCCACGTCCCAGGTCAACCTGGACGAAGAGGCGGGCGACATGATCAAGTTTCAGCAGTACTACACCGCGTCGTCGCAGATCATCAAGGCTGCGCAAGAAACCTTCAGTACGCTGATCAATAGTCTTTAA
- the fliG gene encoding flagellar motor switch protein FliG yields MSDNRAAVAKLTKVDKAAVLLLSLGETDAAQVLRHMGPKEVQRVGVAMAQMRNVHREQVEQVMSEFVEIVGDQTSLGVGSDSYIRKMLTSALGEDKANGLIDRILLGGNTSGLDSLKWMEPRAVADVIRYEHPQIQAIVVAYLDPDQAGEVLGHFDHKVRLDIILRVSSLNTVQPAALKELNTILEKQFSGNSNASRTTLGGIKRAADIMNFLDSSVEGQLMDSIREIDDTLSGQIEDLMFVFNNLSDVDDRGIQALLREVSSDVLVLALKGSDEGVKEKIFKNMSKRASELLRDDLEAKGPVRVSDVETAQKEILTIARRMAEAGEIVLGGRAAKK; encoded by the coding sequence ATGAGTGATAATCGAGCCGCTGTTGCCAAGCTCACCAAGGTCGATAAAGCCGCCGTGTTGCTGCTGTCCCTGGGTGAAACCGACGCCGCCCAAGTGCTGCGCCACATGGGCCCCAAAGAGGTCCAGCGAGTGGGCGTGGCCATGGCGCAGATGCGCAATGTGCACCGTGAGCAAGTCGAACAGGTGATGAGCGAGTTCGTCGAGATCGTCGGCGACCAGACCAGCCTGGGCGTTGGCTCCGACAGCTACATCCGCAAGATGCTCACCTCGGCCCTGGGCGAAGACAAGGCCAACGGCCTGATCGACCGCATCCTGCTGGGTGGCAATACCAGCGGCCTCGACAGCCTCAAGTGGATGGAGCCGCGTGCTGTCGCCGACGTGATCCGCTACGAGCACCCGCAGATCCAGGCCATCGTGGTTGCTTACCTCGACCCGGACCAGGCCGGTGAAGTGCTTGGTCACTTCGACCATAAAGTGCGCCTGGACATCATCCTGCGCGTGTCGTCGCTGAACACTGTGCAGCCGGCTGCCCTGAAAGAACTCAACACGATTCTGGAGAAGCAGTTCTCCGGCAACTCCAACGCTTCGCGCACCACCCTGGGTGGTATCAAGCGCGCAGCCGACATCATGAACTTCCTCGACAGCTCGGTCGAAGGCCAGTTGATGGACTCGATCCGCGAGATCGACGACACCCTGTCCGGCCAGATCGAAGACCTCATGTTCGTGTTCAACAACCTCTCCGATGTCGACGACCGTGGCATCCAGGCGTTGCTGCGCGAGGTGTCCTCCGACGTGCTGGTGCTGGCGCTCAAGGGCTCCGACGAAGGCGTCAAGGAGAAGATCTTCAAGAACATGTCCAAGCGTGCGTCCGAACTGTTGCGCGACGACCTCGAAGCCAAAGGCCCAGTGCGCGTCAGCGACGTGGAAACGGCGCAGAAAGAAATCCTCACCATTGCCCGCCGTATGGCCGAAGCCGGAGAAATCGTTCTCGGCGGAAGGGCGGCGAAGAAATGA
- a CDS encoding anti-sigma factor antagonist — MTIAIKGRFDFSSHQHFREVYERIYPKPDAIVVDLKEATYLDSSALGMLLLLRDHAGGDDADIRVINSNSDVRKILGISNFDKLFDIS, encoded by the coding sequence TTGACGATCGCCATCAAGGGCCGGTTCGATTTCAGCAGCCACCAGCATTTTCGTGAAGTCTACGAACGCATCTACCCCAAGCCCGACGCCATTGTCGTGGACTTGAAGGAAGCCACCTATCTCGACAGCTCTGCGCTCGGCATGCTGTTGCTGCTGCGCGATCATGCCGGCGGCGATGACGCCGATATCCGCGTGATCAACAGTAACTCCGACGTGCGCAAGATCCTCGGTATCTCCAACTTCGACAAACTGTTCGACATCAGTTGA
- a CDS encoding Hpt domain-containing protein, translating into MVDIHLDPQVLSGLQEVMEGEYPKLLDTFLDDSQKRVEALRKARDDAKALGQIAHSFKGSSGNLGAVRLAHLCQRLESESVEAAADLGALVDQIDREFALVRPMYELERERFGV; encoded by the coding sequence GTGGTCGATATTCATCTGGACCCGCAGGTGCTGTCGGGTTTGCAGGAGGTCATGGAAGGCGAGTATCCCAAGTTGCTCGACACCTTTCTCGATGATTCCCAAAAACGTGTAGAGGCGCTGCGCAAGGCGCGCGACGATGCCAAGGCGTTGGGGCAGATTGCGCATAGTTTCAAGGGCAGCAGTGGCAACCTTGGGGCGGTGCGGCTGGCGCATTTGTGTCAGCGGTTGGAGTCGGAGTCGGTTGAGGCGGCGGCTGATCTTGGGGCGTTGGTGGATCAGATTGATCGTGAGTTTGCGTTGGTCAGGCCGATGTATGAATTGGAGCGGGAGCGGTTTGGGGTTTGA
- a CDS encoding sigma-54-dependent Fis family transcriptional regulator has translation MWRETKILLIDDDSVRRRDLAVILNFLGEENLPCGSHDWQQAVSSLSSSREVICVLIGTVNAPGAVLGLLKTLSTWDEFLPVLLMGDISSIDLPEDQRRRVLSTLEMPPSYSKLLDSLHRAQVYREMYDQARERGRHREPNLFRSLVGTSRAIQHVRQMMQQVADTDASVLILGESGTGKEVVARNLHYHSKRRDGPFVPVNCGAIPAELLESELFGHEKGAFTGAITSRAGRFELANGGTLFLDEIGDMPLPMQVKLLRVLQERTFERVGSNKTQSVDVRIIAATHKNLESMIEVGSFREDLYYRLNVFPIEMAPLRERVEDIPLLMNELISRMEHEKRGSIRFNSAAIMSLCRHGWPGNVRELANLVERMAIMHPYGVIGVVELPKKFRYVDDEDEQLVDSLRSDMEERVAINGHTPDFGSTAMLPPEGLDLKDYLGNLEQGLIQQALDDANGIVARAAERLRIRRTTLVEKMRKYGMSRKEGDEQADD, from the coding sequence ATGTGGCGTGAAACCAAAATTCTGCTGATTGATGACGATAGCGTCCGCCGCCGCGATTTAGCGGTGATTTTGAATTTTCTTGGCGAAGAAAATTTACCCTGTGGTAGCCATGACTGGCAGCAGGCAGTCAGCTCATTGTCGTCGAGCCGTGAAGTCATTTGTGTGCTGATCGGGACGGTAAACGCTCCTGGCGCAGTTCTGGGCTTGTTAAAGACACTGTCAACCTGGGATGAGTTCCTTCCGGTTTTGCTAATGGGCGATATTTCTTCTATCGACCTGCCGGAAGACCAGCGCCGCCGCGTGCTTTCCACCCTGGAAATGCCGCCCAGCTACAGCAAATTGCTCGACTCCCTGCACCGTGCCCAGGTCTATCGCGAGATGTACGATCAGGCCCGTGAGCGCGGTCGTCACCGTGAACCCAACCTGTTCCGCAGCCTGGTCGGCACCAGCCGTGCGATCCAGCACGTGCGCCAGATGATGCAGCAGGTGGCCGATACCGACGCCAGCGTGCTGATCCTCGGCGAGTCCGGTACCGGCAAGGAAGTGGTCGCGCGCAACCTGCACTACCACTCCAAGCGCCGCGACGGGCCTTTTGTGCCGGTCAACTGCGGGGCGATCCCGGCAGAGCTGCTGGAAAGCGAACTGTTCGGCCACGAGAAGGGCGCCTTTACCGGGGCAATCACCAGCCGAGCCGGGCGTTTCGAACTGGCCAACGGCGGTACCCTATTCCTCGACGAAATCGGCGACATGCCACTGCCGATGCAGGTCAAGCTGCTGCGTGTGCTGCAGGAGCGTACCTTCGAGCGCGTGGGCAGCAACAAGACCCAGAGCGTTGACGTGCGCATCATCGCCGCCACCCACAAGAACCTCGAAAGCATGATCGAGGTCGGCAGCTTCCGCGAAGACCTGTACTACCGCCTCAACGTATTCCCAATCGAGATGGCGCCGCTGCGTGAGCGCGTGGAAGACATCCCGCTGCTGATGAACGAACTGATCTCGCGCATGGAACACGAAAAGCGCGGTTCGATTCGCTTCAACTCCGCCGCGATCATGTCCCTGTGCCGTCACGGCTGGCCGGGCAACGTTCGCGAGCTGGCCAACCTGGTGGAGCGCATGGCGATCATGCATCCGTACGGGGTGATCGGCGTGGTCGAGCTGCCGAAGAAATTCCGCTACGTCGACGACGAAGACGAGCAGTTGGTGGACAGCCTGCGCAGCGATATGGAAGAACGGGTAGCCATCAACGGCCATACCCCGGACTTCGGTTCCACCGCCATGCTGCCGCCGGAAGGCCTCGACTTGAAGGACTACCTCGGCAACCTGGAACAAGGCCTGATCCAACAGGCATTGGACGACGCCAACGGCATCGTTGCGCGTGCGGCCGAGCGCCTGCGCATTCGTCGTACCACCCTGGTGGAGAAGATGCGCAAGTACGGCATGAGCCGCAAAGAAGGTGATGAACAGGCGGATGATTGA